A genomic region of Amphiura filiformis chromosome 6, Afil_fr2py, whole genome shotgun sequence contains the following coding sequences:
- the LOC140154815 gene encoding LOW QUALITY PROTEIN: retinoic acid receptor beta-like (The sequence of the model RefSeq protein was modified relative to this genomic sequence to represent the inferred CDS: inserted 2 bases in 1 codon; substituted 1 base at 1 genomic stop codon), producing the protein MDVNMNINPVTTFAGYHHQQQPQYTMHQDVAMPLPPAPHQVPHQQANFSNMPQPNSPDSPSSNTHPHMQNFQSYQAPYTMHTEGMPMSISGQPSHMQSLPHHPPSPESPPPPRVYKPCFVCADKSSGYHYGVSACEGCKGFFRRSVQKNMQYTCHRDKKCVINKVTRNRCQYCRFQKCFDVGMSKDCNDRNKKKKDXKQEVSESLIIPPEIEDITQKVLQAHCDTFPSEPVQPAYRVMGSSMKQANSPTSTLLPSMSSCVSTDVTSTGGVFSTGSVPLEGVPKQEVGDTDLMMFDYVTDMSSKAIIMVVDFAKKLPGFLTLSTQDQITLLKASCLEVMILRISSRFNVEDRSVTFTSGLTLSQEQLKKGGFGPSXHHLHLRTALNKIKIDETELSLLSAICLITGDRSGLEDPVRIEQMQEPLLEGLRLYVRKRRPLEPHVFAKILMKITDLRSLSIQSAERVLSLKVALPAEFPALINEMIDKESQQ; encoded by the exons TTGCTGGCTATCATCATCAACAGCAGCCGCAATATACGATGCATCAAGATGTAGCAATGCCACTTCCACCTGCACCACACCAGGTGCCACATCAGCAGGCAAACTTTTCTAATATGCCACAACCAAATTCACCAGATTCGCCATCATCCAACACACATCCTCATATGCAAAATT TCCAAAGTTACCAGGCACCATATACAATGCATACGGAAGGAATGCCAATGTCCATATCAGGGCAGCCATCTCATATGCAAAGTCTTCCTCACCATCCTCCCTCACCAGAATCACCACCGCCTCCCAGAGTTTATAAGCCATGTTTTGTATGTGCGGATAAGTCATCGGGTTACCATTACGGAGTCAGTGCGTGTGAAGGGTGTAAA GGTTTCTTCAGGAGAAGTGTACAAAAGAATATGCAGTACACATGTCATAGGGACAAAAAGTGTGTCATCAACAAAGTAACAAGAAATAGATGTCAGTACTGCCGCTTCCAAAAGTGTTTTGATGTGGGAATGTCCAAAGACTGTAA CGACaggaataaaaagaaaaaaga caaACAAGAGGTTTCCGAGAGCTTAATCATCCCACCTGAGATAGAAGACATTACCCAGAAGGTGCTGCAGGCGCATTGCGACACGTTCCCGTCAGAGCCCGTCCAACCGGCATACCGAGTG ATGGGCTCTTCCATGAAGCAAGCTAACTCCCCTACTAGCACCTTGTTACCTAGTATGTCTTCTTGTGTTAGTACGGATGTGACTAGTACTGGTGGCGTGTTTTCTACCGGGTCTGTTCCTTTG GAGGGAGTGCCCAAACAAGAAGTCGGAGATACAGATCTAATGATGTTCGACTATGTGACAGATATGTCTTCAAAAGCCATCATTATGGTGGTGGATTTTGCCAAGAAGTTGCCCGGATTTCTAACACTCAGCACACAAGACCAGATTACACTACTTAAAGCTTCCTGTTTGGAAGTGATG ATTCTGAGGATAAGTTCACGGTTTAATGTAGAAGATAGAAGTGTTACCTTCACCAGTGGGTTAACCCTAAGCCAAGAGCAGCTGAAGAAAGGGGGCTTTGGACCCTCCTGACACCATCTTCACCTTCGCACAGCATTGAACAAAATCAAAATCGACGAGACAGAGCTCTCTCTACTTTCTGCCATTTGCCTTATTACTGGGG ATCGTTCAGGGCTAGAAGATCCAGTGAGGATAGAGCAGATGCAAGAACCTTTGCTGGAAGGTTTGCGTCTCTACGTGCGCAAACGCCGACCGTTGGAACCTCACGTCTTCGCCAAAATCCTCATGAAAATCACAGACCTCAGGAGCCTGAGTATTCAGA GTGCTGAGAGAGTGTTAAGTCTCAAGGTGGCTTTGCCTGCTGAATTCCCAGCCCTTATCAACGAGATGATTGACAAGGAAAGCCAACAATAA